One segment of Terriglobales bacterium DNA contains the following:
- the bla gene encoding subclass B3 metallo-beta-lactamase — MLIRLMMLTLVLVLAGGLFAQANPTPANASTQVNAVVPDSPDWSEPFPPHRMIGNIYYVGSRGLASYLITTPAGHILINANLKSSVPLIRESIEKLGFHFADVKILLISHGHFDHDGGSAELKKLTGAKYMVMDGDVGVVESGGKSDFQYGDSPSLWYPATKVDRVLHDGDEVKLGDTVLTAHKTAGHTRGCTTWSLEVREAGKTYDVVIVGSPNVNPGYKLVNNAHYPEIADDYARGFGVLKSLPCDVFLGAHGNYYGMEAKYAQMSAKLNAGGVNPYIDPEGYKNYVAEREQAFRSELQKQTASTKKQ; from the coding sequence ATGCTCATTCGACTGATGATGCTTACACTGGTCTTAGTCCTGGCTGGCGGCCTGTTCGCGCAAGCAAACCCCACTCCGGCTAATGCCTCCACACAAGTTAACGCCGTAGTACCTGATTCCCCGGATTGGAGTGAGCCCTTCCCCCCGCACCGCATGATCGGCAATATCTATTACGTCGGCAGCCGGGGGCTGGCCTCGTACCTGATTACGACACCCGCAGGGCACATTCTGATTAACGCCAATCTGAAAAGTTCGGTCCCGCTGATTCGCGAGAGCATTGAAAAACTGGGGTTTCACTTCGCCGATGTCAAAATTCTTCTGATCAGCCATGGTCACTTCGACCACGATGGAGGCAGCGCCGAGCTGAAGAAGCTGACCGGCGCCAAATATATGGTCATGGATGGCGACGTCGGCGTGGTCGAGTCAGGCGGCAAGAGCGACTTCCAGTACGGCGACTCGCCGAGCCTGTGGTATCCGGCGACCAAGGTGGATCGCGTGCTGCATGATGGTGACGAGGTAAAGCTCGGCGATACCGTACTGACTGCCCATAAGACCGCCGGGCATACCCGGGGTTGTACCACCTGGAGCCTGGAAGTTCGCGAGGCGGGCAAAACTTACGATGTTGTGATCGTCGGCAGCCCCAACGTCAATCCGGGATACAAGCTGGTGAATAACGCGCACTATCCCGAGATCGCCGATGATTACGCACGCGGATTTGGGGTGCTCAAGTCGCTTCCCTGTGATGTTTTCCTGGGCGCGCACGGGAACTACTACGGAATGGAAGCCAAATACGCTCAGATGTCCGCAAAATTGAACGCCGGTGGAGTGAACCCCTATATTGATCCCGAGGGCTACAAAAACTACGTGGCCGAACGGGAACAGGCATTCCGCTCTGAGTTGCAGAAGCAAACTGCATCCACGAAAAAGCAGTAG